The genome window GTGAGCGGCTCGTCTTCACGCGCGACGCACATGGCCGGGCGACGCAGGTGGTGGCGGCGAGCGTGGCATTCCCCCGGCGCACCTGGGTCGGGGAGAACGGTGACGTCTTCCGCATCACGCCGGTGAAGCCGGTGGACCAGTTGCGCTCGGAGGCGCTGGCCGCGCGTCCGCCCGTCGAGGAGGGCGACTTCCGGCCGAGTGACCTGGTCGAGCTCACCACGCTCGATTCCACCATCCGGCTGGACGTGCGCTACGCGACCGACCGCAACTTCCTCAGTGTCCCGGTCTACACCCAGGCGCGCGCCTTCCTGCAGCGCCCGGCCGCCGAGGCCCTCGTGCGCGCGCACCGGAAGCTGAAGTCGTTAGGCTACGGCCTGCTGATCCACGACGGCTACCGTCCCTGGTACGTGACGAAGATGTTCTGGGACGGGACGCCGGAAGACAAGCACACCTTCGTCGCCGACCCCGCCCAGGGCTCGCGCCACAACCGCGGCTGCGCGGTCGACCTCACGATGTACGACCTGCGCACCGGCGAGCCGGTGGTGACCACGGGCGGGTATGACGAGATGTCGGACCGCTCGTATCCCGACTATCCCGGGGGGACGTCGCGGCAGCGGGCGTTGCGGGAGATCCTGCGCTCGGCGATGGAGGGGGAGGGGTTCACCGTGTACGAGGCCGAGTGGTGGCACTTCGACTACCAGGACTGGCGGCGCTATCGCATCGGGAACCAGCGCTTCGAGGAGTTCGCCGGGG of Gemmatimonadetes bacterium SCN 70-22 contains these proteins:
- a CDS encoding D-alanyl-D-alanine dipeptidase, translating into MDQLRSEALAARPPVEEGDFRPSDLVELTTLDSTIRLDVRYATDRNFLSVPVYTQARAFLQRPAAEALVRAHRKLKSLGYGLLIHDGYRPWYVTKMFWDGTPEDKHTFVADPAQGSRHNRGCAVDLTMYDLRTGEPVVTTGGYDEMSDRSYPDYPGGTSRQRALREILRSAMEGEGFTVYEAEWWHFDYQDWRRYRIGNQRFEEFAGGR